The Solanum dulcamara chromosome 6, daSolDulc1.2, whole genome shotgun sequence genome contains the following window.
TTTACTGCCAGCACTCCAAGCTCTGGCCAAGGCAAGACTGGTATACCCACTTGTGCACAATATGGAAGAAATCACTTTGGTACTTGTAGAAGAGCTTCTGGAACTTGTTTTAATTGTGGGAGCTTCGATCATAAGGTGAGAGATTGTCCTAATCCTAACCCCACTTCTTTCTGTGTATGGAAGGCTTGGTTTAAAAAactattactactctctctcaAGGGAATAAAGGTGCAAGATCTAAAAACACACAAGCAACAGGTGTAGTGAAGCCAATCTAGCTGGTGGGTCAAGAGCTACAGCACGAGCCTATGCGATGAGACAGAGGGATGACCAGGATGGAGCAGATATAGTTGTTggtaaatttaatttatttgacttatgTGTTGTTACATTGTTTGATCCTGGTTCTACACATTCGTATGTTTGCTCATCATTGGCTTTTCCTAAAAATATGAAATCTGTGAGACTCAATTGTGGGGTGCTTCTCCAAAGTCCTTTGGGGAAATAAGTTGTTTGCAATTAAATCTATCAAGGTTGTCCCTTGGTAATTCAAAATCTAGTCTTCCCTGCTGATTTAATTTAAATGCCTTTccaagactatgatgtcactatcggtatggattggctttatagaTACCATGTGGTAGTTGATTGTAGGTCAAAGCATGCGACCTTTAGAGCTCCTCCACTTTCACAGATCATTGTTCAAGGTGAAAGATCATTGACATCTAATATCATCTCTGTGGTAGtggcaaggaagatggttaaAAAAGGTTGTGAAGCTTATCTTGCTTATATATTTGATACACGCCTGGAAAGTCCAAGCCTTGAGGATATACCTGTGGTGTGTAAATTTCCAGATGTCTTCCCTGAAAATCTTTTTGGACTGCCCCCGGAAAGGGAGGTTGAATTTCCCAAAGAGGTTGTTCCTGGAACCACTTCTATCTCTATAACGCCTTATCGAATGGCTTTAGAAGAActtaaagagttgaaaaatcaattgGAAGAACtccttgagaaaggttttattcaCCCGAGTGTTTCTCCCTTGGGAGCTCCtgtgctatttgtgaaaaagaaagatgggactttTAGGCTTTGTGTTGATTACtggcaactgaacaaggtaaccattaagaataaatatccactACCTAGGATTGACAATTTATTTGACAAGTTAAAAGGTTCCagtgttttctcaaaaattgacttaaGGTCTGGGTATCACCAACTGAGGGTAAGGGAACACAATGTCCCTAAAACTGCCTTTAGGACTCGATATGGacattatgaatttttggtgatgccatttgggttgacgaatgctccTACAATATTTATGGATCTGATGAATCTCGTGTTTAAACCTTATCTTTATCAATTTTTAGTggtttttatagatgatattttaatatattccaaaGATAGTGAAGATCATAGAAAGCATCTTCGAATTTTTCTGCAAATTCTGcaagagaagaagctttataccaagctttctaaatgtgaattttggctcaGAGAAATGGCCTTTCTGGGACATATTGTATCATCGGCATTTTTGAAAgtggatcctagtaaaattcatgctattgttgaatggaaaccacctaaaagtccaactgaagtaaggagttttttgggtttagcgggatactatagaaggtttgtcaaatgcttctccattatagcctcCCTTTTAACTAAACTCTTGAGGAAGGATGTCAAGTTTGTATGGGATAAAAAATGCCAGGAGAGTTTTAAGAAGCTCAAATCCTTATTAACACAAGCTCCTATACTTGCTCCACCAACTGAAGGAAAGGAATATGTGCTATATAGTGATGCCTCTTATTGTGGTTTgagttgtgtcttgatgcaagaaGGGGAAATGGTTGCGTACGCTTcccaaaaattaaaatcacATGAGTTGAACTatccactcatgaccttgagcttaTTGCTATAGTGTTTGCCTTGTAAATTTtgaggcattacttatatggcaAAAAATGAACATATTTactaatcacaagagtttgaagtGCTTGGGTACatagaaagagttgaatttgaggcaacgtagatggctttAACTCATTAAATATTATGATTGCATGATTGAttatcatccaggtaaagccaatgtggtagtAGATACGCTAAGTCGTAAAGCCTTTGCTATTTTATCGCTAAGCCACTTCcctttgtttcttaaattaagaGCCATAAATGCTTGTATTGCATTTAACTAAGATGGCTCTATTGCTGCTGGTTTGCAAGTCAAACCAGTTCTACTTGAACAGGTGAAAGAAGCACATAAGTTAGACAAAAAGCTggtgaaattgatcaaagaagctTAAATTGGCGAAAagcttgattttaaattaagggaGTATAGTGTTCTACTTtatcaaaatagattatgtgtcactaaagatgacaatatgagaaaggaaattttgaatgaagcacatacttcaTCGTATGCAATGCATCCTGGAGGTACTAAATGTACAAACCATTAAAGAacactactggtggaatggtatgaagaaggacattgcagAGTTTACTTCTAGATGCTTAGTTTGTCAACAGATAAAGGCTGAGCCTTAAGTACCGACTGGTTTGTTAAAACCCTTGTCGATACCTGAATGGAAATGGGAAATaataactatggactttgtttTTGGGCTTCCATGCACTAAAAAAATCATGATGTAATTTGGGTTATAGTTCATAGGCTAACTAAAagtgctcatttcttggccatcaagGTGGACTACCCACTTGAACGTCTAGCAGAATTGGATGTTGAGGAGATTATGAGGTTACATGGGGTTCCtatttctattgtatctgaccgagacccaaggtttacatctaaattctagactagattgcaagaagctttgggcactaggttgaactttagtacatctttccaTCCGCAGACAGACGGTCAATCcgagagggtgattcaaatcttggaagatatACTTTGAGCTTaaattatggaatttgaaggtagttgggatagacacctagccttgatagaatttacttataataatagctaccaatcaagTATAGGCATGCCTCCctatgaagccttatatgggagaaagtgtagaactcctctttactggagtgaagttggtgaatGAAAACTGGTTCGTCCTgagattgtgcaacaaactgaagataaggtaaaaTTCATCAAGGATCGTCTAAAAATTGCTTCAGATAGACAAAAGTATTATGCTAATCTTAAGAGGCATCAAATTGAATATCAAGTAGGAgataatgtatttttaaaggtttctccatggaagaagattatgagatttggccaaaaaggaaaacttagtcctcgatttattggaccatatgaagtacttgagagagttggtcTAACTGGCTCTTCCACCAGAGTTAGATAGAATCCACATtgtcttccatgtttctatTCGTAGAAGATATTGCTCTAATCCATCTCATGTTCTCCCTGACAAATCCATTGAGATAAGTCCTGACTTGACATATAATGAGGAACCTATCAAAATCTTGGACCATGAGACAAAAGAGCTTAGAAAtaagaaagttcctttagtaaaagtcctttggaggaatcattcTGGAAATGAAGCAACCTGGGAGCAAGAAGAGGATATGCAAATTCAATATCCACATTTGTTTTGAGGATAGTATAAGGTAAATTTTGGGATGAAATTTCTTATGGGGggagagttgtaacaccccaattttctttttatggcttttctaaaagatttccatgtgattcatgttatctatgaagttctatgtgagtagtgatggtagGAAATAGGTTGAGAGATTTGGAAGgtgttggaggccaaataatgggtCGTGGTAATCAATATACTTACGTAAGCTATTGAttgggatgtcttacataattaagctacttgtgtgtgggggggggggggataggaaccataactgacaataagaccatgcgagctataacatggaattctgaTGTCTCCCTATACAATGGAAAAAAAGGAATCTACTTgataaggtagactctaccccactaggcgagTCATGTGCATACGCTatagtggatccactagctaagtcatgaaggcaatcctatggtggaatgtagttatgagataagagactttatataaggagcCCATAGGTTGAGCTCCTCCCTCAAGtaatcattcggtgctaagttaaattcTATAGAattcataacatagtaatcatattTAACCTATATCAggaacttgttcataaacttcataactCCTAGAATATCTCcttttcataacatactcacAATGGAAGCATTAGcatttcaacattacaatatcatagctcgcatggtcttattgtcagttatgtcTCCAAAATGCTTAGATCACTATGGTTTTTTCATGATGTTAGTTATCCTTTTATTATGTACATTATTTGATCATTACAtatcatgatttatattgcatgtcatgtcCACATACTTAGCACATTCAAAACTACTAATGGATATTTTTtcttacattgtctcataatgtaggggttgaggatcatatccatacatatggctagttgagattttttaTCGACAGAgttgtagtgagtcctcataCATCGAAGAATAGTTatgagtttttcttttcttatatcaaaagatttttttatgttctaatttgagggtgatctagggacatgtcttagccccatcCATTGgaattagtagaggcatttgttgaaaaagaaaatgtagagtctatgtagtctaATTACATAATCTTTTATGCTTTATGTTAGACTATTTCTTTTGCTATATTCCACTTTAATTTTCCTTATGTATGTTTAATGATATgtcaaaaggcttggttggagcccttcggggttttgatcaccatgttatgactaggacctaggttgggtcgtgacagtcaGAGACCATGAAAGAAGCACACTTTGACaatttagtgaacttgagggcatattccctcacactcatgctacCTTGGCgaaggttaatgaactcttggatctttgcctcccttggctccaaaggaaagaagtatTCTAGGAACGAACCCTTGAGCTCTTTCAATTATATAGGTCCCAtatcttcatccctctcaacaaacTATTGTTCATACCAAACCTTTGTCACACCTTTAAGTTGATAAGCCACTAGCTCAGCCTTTAGATATGGAAGTActcccatgatagccacaattcgATAAACTTTCTCAATGAAATCCAAGGGTCCTCATATACCTatgaaccatcaaactcgggtggattcattctcttaAAGTACCAAATCCTAGAAGCCAAAGTAGGAACTTGAGGAGGATAAGGAATAATGCCTTGATTAGTTTGGTTGGCTACTGCTTGGGCGTACAAAGTGATGATGTTACAAAATTCTACATTTGTAACTCCTTATTCATGATATGGAGCTTTGGTAattggaggagcttggtccttatCTTCAACCTTTGCTCAAGGTTTAGGTacccttcttggaggcatgatctagaAGATAAAAAATGTTTCGTTATTTAGAAGAAACCTTACGACAACTCTAAGGAacaacatgaatcataaaagaaggaaaaccTTTCCTAAAcatcttagattcttccattcatagttgtggcgcaTTTCACAACAATGAACAAGACCTTATTTAATGTAGTATGTTGGACTCTATgtatcattcaaaacctcgagctctgatacaaattttgtcatgacccaagcgtagggcctagatatgacatggaaaatgaaacacctggaggtacctcacccaagcctcttagcataaatttagtttttcataagtaatgacCTTTAATAACAAGCAGATATGAAAAGGGGCAGACTGATTAAGGGAAATATCATAGAATAAGAATCAATGTCAAATCTTAGAATGTCATACATTTATGTCAAAACATAtctctattaaattttttttagagggctaagacatgttcctagctcaccttTAATCTAAAAAGAAATAAGTACCATGAGATGTTTCCAAAAGTCCTTATATATCAAAAACTAAAAAGGAGAGGAATAGTATTtctgaaatatgggaactcacctaAATAGTAGCCTTCCACGAAAAACTAGCCACATAATTGTGAGTATGGAGAAACAttggtccctatatggtgatattatgtaggcaaaagagtatgtgttagtgctttgaatgtactaagtatgtaggaatgGAATCTAATGAAACATTAAAGATTTATAAGGAAAAATACAAAgtagatgcatgcataataaataattatcaacAAAACTTGAaacattaattttatataaaaataactaCAATCGACATTTAATAAAATGCGAGCAATTACATGGAATTGATTATAAACCCTACGTTGGCACAAGGAGAATACTTtctaggtagaactccatcaagcTGCATTCATTTCATTAACATTTAGGACTATTTTTGGATCCACTACCCTaaacctacaagggctcctatgttggcacataattaatgagacaaggggttgctactaggattcccctaccgaatcccacctctataccccatttggtgctaagtcaaatcctatggAATAGTTCATctaacataagaacataatcatttgcATAGGTTTAGATAATCAAAGCATCATTCggtagagtagctcattaaaaccccttctttgattcacacaagtgagaacaCAAGTAGAATtcatcatttcataatcatttcattattctttcattttataagactcctttGATCAATGACATTACTtacataaacattcatttggagtcaaaagctttcaattcaaacttcattgagaataaagtaaaactaggtgggttctatgcAATTCAACTTTTAAAGCGTTAACATCAATACTAGCAtgaatgagagtaatggaatccATCAATTAAGACATCTTTAAAATAACCTACCAATACACTATAAAAcccttttcatgccttcatgtAAAGACTTTTGATCAATCAAAGATTTTATGCAATTATACATAGATATAAACTAAGATAGgtacataaacttcaaatattcaataacCTATACATTaagaatcataatatgaaaacccataaaaaattcaccatttgaaattgaGTTACTAAGTatagaaaatacttgggcttcataggtggaagaatccaagaataacacccacataccttggagaatAAGATCCTAATGCAAGCTTTGAAAGGGAGACTTGAAAACTTGggatgaaaccctagcttgccttggtgaagaagaagaccttgagatgGGCTTGAGAGGATAGGGTATTGATTCTTAGAACTTGAGTGAGAGTAATGAGTTTGGAAAGACTTAGACTCCTTTAGATAGGTAGGTTGTCCCCAAAATAACCACACTTTGTAAATGAACTACTtgtgaaaatattaaaatgtccCACTTAAATTCTGCCAGATAGCCCTTACAAATCATCCCTATGAATCGTAGTCCCTTTCTACGACTTGTAAGGTGGACTGGTCCTGAAGGAACTGAGAAAATCTTGAGGCTaagcctctgaagtttcttgataACATGTTCTTACAAGTCAACGACTCGACTTGTTCTTTAAGGTTCAAACAACCTACAGGACCAGTTCTCTGACATTCCTTGACAAGTTAATTCTACAACTCATCATTTCTTCTAAGATTCATCACATAGACTCATAGAGGTCTCTCTTCACTTAGTCAAATATTATACCTCACTATAaatcctatgactcgtaggagcttctacgactcataggttgAGTCATAGAACTCGATTTCAGTCTATTTTCTAGAATTCTCCTTCGATTTAACATTTCAACTTACGGAGACTTATACAATTGTTCGAAAATTGAATAACTGAATCATGACAttagaatatttgaaatttaggaaagaaaaaagaaaattaaatagtaTGCAAGTTATTATAAAATAGTTTCATCATCTGAtcatgtaaaattatttttatgaccTGAGTTGAAATCATGTATGATACTGTAAATCTAGGAAATCATTATATCTATGTCTATATATGCAATCATATctattcaaataataaaaatatacatatatataatttgagtgAAGAGTTTCTTGATAAGTTGGGAATTTTGACTCATTTAGGGCTTGTTATTTAATTGAATAGTGTCTGGAATACCTATTTTTTATCTACAACTTCTGTTAAAGTATTGATTTGCAGCTATGAAGGTTTATGGATAAGGTCATGGAACTATATCGTAAAAAGAGCCAAAGAGTTTGAAAAATAGTGATAAAGGAAGGATGGCACTCGAAAAAAGGTACTTAAAGACTCGTCAATTGGTTCTCTTGATATTCCAAGAGTCCTGAAATGTGGGAAACAGTCAAAAACATTGGCTAGCCAAAATCTAAAATAGTGACTGACCAAAGTGAAGGGCAAGCATGATGGAGCTCAAAAAATAGTTGTGAAAACTATACTCAAAGAAAGTGGAAGACAGTGAGAAAAGAGTGAAAATGATGAATCCCTAGCATGGAACGCATGCTCGACTGAGCTCACAAAAAGATCCCAAGACTTGTGATCAGAAATTGGAAAGAAAGGGGAGTCTAAGCTCTAAATGGATACTCGTAAACCTGGTATGCAGGATCTTTCGAGCTTACCGAAAGGTAGCATGAGTACTGAAAAATAGAAATGAATGAAAGAAGATAAGACATCCTCTTTGGTGACTCACCAAACCTTTTGGTGACCATAACTAATGTCGTCGAAGTGGTTCCGAAGTGAGTTTTCTTCCACATTTTGGGATAGGTATAAATAGCtacaaagaaagagaaatttgCAACTTTACATTACTCTGAATTCTGAAAGAAGAGCCTtctaactcattggggtttttaaCTTTGTTTATGGTTTATTTTAGCCTTGGGTAATCCAAATTCAAAATGTAATTCATCTGAAACTGATTAGAGAcaactattttgatataattcttAATTATCTTTCTTTTATAATGTATAGATAAAATCCCTGGCTTTTGGGGTGCGAATATAGTTTAATCTTAGTTTTAAACTTGGATTTTGTGTACTATCTTAATATTATGTTATTTTGAGATGGGTTATGTTAATTCAACATGTTTTAACTTATGAATTAAAGTGTCAAACTTAGTTCTACTTTTTATCTCCATATTTTTTAGAGGGTTGTATGGAGTGTGTGAGTTAATGAATAGACATGGATGCatgtaaattttaaatttcactCATGAAAGGAAATTATGCTAAGGTTCAGATTGATTTGTAGTAGTACCCATGTGTGGGTTTGAGAGAACTTGCATGGAAAGTTGATTAGCAATTGAAAGATGCATATTGAATGCTTGTTTAATATAGCCAACTCATCGATAATTAACTACATTGAGTTATACTTCTGCCCTTGTTTGAACTGTGAGTCTAGCTACGCACCTCCCTCAGGAGTCCCCTTCTCATTTTTCAAACCCCATGACCATTGTCCTTGTTAATAATAGACTACAAACACTCTTAATATTTCTAATTGAAACTTTATCAATTTACATCATGTTTCTTTTGGTTTGTTTCAACTCTATAATAAATTAGAACACCTTCATACTTTGTATTTGAATTCTCTTCAAACTGTACCTTGTCGGATTCGACTCTGACCTTATACAATAGGTTTATACTTGCTAATAGTTACCTATACCTTGAATTATAAGAGTAATATTTGAGCATTATAAAAATGGCATCGTTTACATGGAATGGTGATTAGAGTTCTTTTATAGAAGTTTGTTCGTGATCTAGTTTGATTGTAGTAGAACTCCCTTACTATTGGTgttcttatttttattcttgttaGGTGAATATATGAGCATTCATGGGAATAACATTGTTAGTCTACATGACCTAAATTATGACATCGGTAACTTGAATGATGTCAATATTGGCCAAATGAGCAGTTTCAGAGAAATCCGGTTACCTCCAAATATGGGTAATGCAATCTTCCACGTGAGTGGCATGATTCTTCAGCTACTACAGATGAAAGATTTCTCCAGGGGAGTTGCTCATGAGGACCCTTATGATTATATTAGACATTTCTTAGATATGTGTGGACCATTCTATTTTAAGAAAGTTTCTTAAGAGTCCATCTAGTTAAGTTTGTTTCCCTTATCTCTAATAGGGGAAGCAAGAAAGTGAATAGCTTAACTACCAAGAGACTCTATTACTTCTTGGTAGGATTTAATGGAGGCATGATTTTTCCCTCACTCGAAAATATTGAAATTGACGGACAACAATCAAATCTTCAAGCAAGTTGATGGTGAGCCAATTCATGAAGAATTGTGAGGTTCCAAAAGTTGTTTCTAATATGCCCTACTCATGGGTTTCTAAATAGACGTGTTGCGGCAATATTTCTATCAGATTTTAATACCGTTAATAAGGGAGTAGCTGATCAACTCATTTGAGGTAGGATTATGCTTTAACCATTTGATAAGGATTCAATATTGCTTGATGAGATGACCAAAATAACCATGCATGGCATACAATAGAGGATCATGCATCCCCTCTTAATATTGGTCTGATAAAAGAACAATAGGATAAAAACCAttaatataatgaaaatatGGCAACGATCATGCCCCAAATTGACTTGTTTTAAATATGGTTTGTTATAATAGTGGGTTGAGCCTTGATGAGGCTAAGTTTGATGCAATGTATAATGAGGAATTTCAGTTCTTAGCAAACCAAGTGGGGTTTCTCATCCGAGTTATCCAAGGCCAGGTAGAAATCAAGGTTGGAATAAGGATCGTGATGGTTGTTGGAGTGATAGGAAAAAAGATTAGAATGATTGAAGCACCAACTGAAGACAAAAGAGATGGTGATAGAGATCGTTATGTACCTTCCCATGACCGTTAAAATCCTAAGGAACCAAATGCCAACCTTGAAAGCTTTGGGACTGAAGATATGTTTTTATGCATCTTAAACAAGGTGGAACAATCGTATAAACTgattaaggagttgaaggagaatATCTCTTCTTTTAACCAAGTAGTTACCTCTCATTTGGTTTCTATCAAGCAACTTGATGCAGAATGGGTACTTAAACCTGAGACCAAAAGGTGGTCTCCCTAGTGATACTGTGGCTAATACAAAAAAAGATAATGCATAATGTATGACAATAAAGATCCAGCGTCGTAAGGTTGTAGGAAGATATGGCTAGTTCAAGCAAGGGAAAAGCTATTGTATTTGAGTATGATGAGCTGGCTGAAGAATTGAATAAAGATGCTAAAGATTATTGATTTTGGGATGCTAAAAAGTCCAATGAGGGTTTTTTTCCTCCCTCAATAAGTATAAAACCTCTGCCCAAGGTCACTCCACCTTTCTCTCAAAGATTGAAGAAGAGGGATGAGgatgaaaaattccaaaaaataattatgtctTTAAAACTCTTTCGGTTAATCTTCCATTGGTGGAAGCATTACTCAAGATGCCCGATTATGCAAATTTTATGAAGGAGTTGCTGACTAAGAAGCAAGCATGGATTTCAAACTATTGAGGTTTCTCGTAGTTGTAGTGCAATTATGTTGAGCTATGTGGTTGCCAAGAAAGATGATCCCAATGAGTTTATTATTCCTTGCACTAGTGGATGGTACCAATTTTCTAAAGCACTATATGATTTGAGGGTGAGCATTAACTTGATTCCCTATGCTATTTTCAGGCAACTTAGGTTGGGTGAGTCTAAAAAAACAATGATACATCTTCTTATGGACGATTGATCCATCAAGCATCCTATTGGCATCCTCTATGATATTTTGGTGAAGGTGGATAAGTTTATTTTTCTGGCTGATTTTGtaattcttgattgtgaaaTTGATGCTGAAGTTCCTATTATTCATAGTAGGCTATTCTTGTCTACTGGGAGAGATC
Protein-coding sequences here:
- the LOC129892857 gene encoding uncharacterized protein LOC129892857; protein product: MARKLLDPDELNFEKMRKMGKIEFEGTIDLIDVEQWLEQMKKVFEQLECSDAAKFKYAISLLQKDAYDWWVSVPNARAKPLVLTWNDFVKEFQKKYVLPTYHDAKKKEFLNLDQEMVLQHENFCKLVSAALSWEMIDKKQVGRNENKVRKADADSGGPSKRGRIDTVPLLPALQALAKARLVYPLVHNMEEITLVLVEELLELVLIVGASIIRCSEANLAGGSRATARAYAMRQRDDQDGADIVVDYDVTIGMDWLYRYHVVVDCRSKHATFRAPPLSQIIVQGERSLTSNIISVVVARKMVKKGCEAYLAYIFDTRLESPSLEDIPVVCKFPDVFPENLFGLPPEREVEFPKEVVPGTTSISITPYRMALEELKELKNQLEELLEKGFIHPSVSPLGAPVLFVKKKDGTFRLCVDYWQLNKVKEAHKLDKKLVKLIKEA